The proteins below are encoded in one region of Hordeum vulgare subsp. vulgare chromosome 3H, MorexV3_pseudomolecules_assembly, whole genome shotgun sequence:
- the LOC123445056 gene encoding probable inactive receptor kinase At2g26730 — MPMPRPPEPWPQHIIPPAKRRRRTHTPMAAIPPTSLLLLLLALLAVSAAGVEPPQQERNALQAFLIAMPHERDLGWNSPSAPSACLWPGVTCDASNATVVAVRLPGVGLAGALPAGTLGKLQGLRTLSLRSNRLFGPIPTDFFALPLLRSLNLQGNLLSGTIPPDVAGLTALRHLALYDNHLSGEIPAALDVLTELQSLRLDRNRLSGGLPSLSGLRRLEVFNVSDNQLAGAVPASLAGFPPESFGGNLRLCGEPLDKPCPSPGGGVVPPVQEKKKRLSGAAIAAIAVGAAAAALLALILLVLCFVRRRRDDAAASGDNRNKVPTPTTPARGHALTPSTVSGEMTDLTSSKEIPSAAGGGAAEMMRSRLVFMGGGGYSFDLEDLLRASAEVLGNGVAGTTYRAALEDGTTVAVKRLKNVAAAQREFASAVEAVGRVQHRNLLPVRGYYYSSDEKLLVADFLPDGSLSAALHGSGGSGRTPMDWNMRKCAALSAARGVAYLHAAHSLTHGNLKSSNLLLRHDDLDAAALSDYSLQHLFSPPPSSMQRSVGGYRAPELVDARRPTFKSDIYSLGILFLEILTGRAPTTASIGVGDGGVSSDLPRWVQSVVREEWTAEVFDAELVQLDGGAEEEMVALLQVAMACAATTPDARPDTSEVVRMVEEISIGRVTTKDRVEGASEEEQESSGTPTTSATS; from the exons ATGCCGATGCCGCGTCCCCCGGAGCCGTGGCCGCAGCACATCATCCCACCTGCCAAGCGGCGGCGGCGCACGCATACACCGATGGCCGCGATCCCACCAACGTcgctgcttctgcttctgctAGCGCTGCTGGCCGTCTCTGCTGCCGGCGTGGAGCCGCCTCAGCAAGAGCGGAACGCGCTCCAGGCCTTCCTCATCGCCATGCCGCACGAGCGTGACCTGGGGTGGAACTCGCCGTCCGCGCCCTCGGCATGCCTCTGGCCTGGCGTCACCTGCGACGCGAGCAACGCCACGGTTGTCGCCGTCCGCCTCCCGGGCGTCGGCCTCGCCGGCGCCCTCCCCGCTGGCACGCTCGGCAAGCTCCAGGGCCTCCGGACGCTCTCCCTCCGCTCCAACCGCCTCTTCGGCCCCATCCCCACGGACTTCTTCGCGCTGCCCCTGCTCCGCTCGCTCAACCTCCAGGGGAACCTTCTCTCCGGCACCATCCCGCCCGATGTTGCCGGGCTCACGGCGCTCCGGCACCTCGCGCTCTACGACAACCACCTCTCCGGCGAGATACCGGCCGCGCTCGACGTCCTGACAGAGCTGCAGTCGCTTAGGCTGGACCGCAACCGCCTCTCTGGCGGCCTCCCGAGCCTGAGCGGCCTCCGGCGGCTCGAGGTGTTTAATGTCTCTGACAACCAGCTCGCCGGTGCCGTCCCGGCCTCCCTCGCGGGCTTCCCGCCCGAGTCATTCGGTGGCAACCTCCGGCTCTGCGGCGAGCCCCTCGACAAGCCATGCCCGTCCCCCGGCGGCGGAGTCGTCCCACCAGTgcaagagaagaagaagcggcTCTCCGGCGCGGCCATCGCGGCCATCGCCGTGGGTGCCGCGGCTGCCGCGCTGCTCGCTCTCATCCTGCTCGTGCTCTGCTTTGTCCGCCGCCGCCGGGACGACGCGGCAGCCAGCGGCGACAACAGGAACAAGGTGCCCACGCCAACGACACCGGCGAGAGGGCACGCGCTGACGCCGTCGACGGTGTCAGGCGAGATGACCGACCTGACGTCTTCAAAGGAGATACCGTCGGCagcgggcggcggcgcggcggagaTGATGAGGAGCCGGCTGGTGTTCATGGGCGGCGGCGGCTACAGCTTCGACCTGGAGGACCTGCTACGGGCGTCGGCGGAGGTGCTGGGGAACGGCGTCGCGGGGACGACGTACAGGGCGGCGCTGGAGGACGGGACGACGGTGGCGGTGAAGCGGCTGAAGAACGTGGCGGCGGCGCAGCGGGAGTTCGCGTCCGCCGTGGAGGCGGTGGGCCGGGTGCAGCACCGCAACCTGCTCCCCGTCCGCGGCTACTACTACTCCAGCGACGAGAAGCTCCTCGTCGCCGACTTCCTGCCCGACGGCAGCCTCTCCGCCGCGCTCCACG GTAGCGGCGGCTCTGGCCGGACACCGATGGACTGGAACATGCGGAAGTGTGCCGCACTATCGGCAGCGCGAGGGGTGGCGTACCTACATGCGGCACACAGCCTCACCCATGGAAACTTGAAGTCGTCAAACCTACTACTCCGGCACGACGACCTGGACGCCGCTGCACTTTCCGACTACTCCCTCCAACACCTCTTCTCCCCACCGCCGTCATCCATGCAGCGCAGTGTTGGCGGGTACCGTGCACCAGAGCTCGTGGATGCGCGTCGACCGACATTCAAGTCGGACATATACTCGCTTGGAATacttttccttgagatcctcaccGGCAGGGCCCCCACGACGGCGTCGATAGGTGTGGGTGATGGTGGCGTGTCATCGGACCTGCCACGATGGGTACAGTCAGTGGTAAGGGAGGAGTGGACGGCGGAGGTGTTCGACGCGGAGCTGGTGCAACTGGATGGGGGCGCCGAAGAGGAGATGGTGGCACTACTGCAGGTGGCCATGGCGTGTGCTGCCACGACGCCGGACGCGCGGCCAGACACCTCTGAGGTCGTGAGGATGGTTGAGGAGATCAGCATCGGGAGGGTCACGACAAAGGATAGAGTGGAGGGTGCAtccgaggaggagcaggagtcaTCGGGCACGCCGACGACCAGCGCAACGTCGTGA